A portion of the bacterium genome contains these proteins:
- the lepB gene encoding signal peptidase I gives MKSNFWQRHPLLSDVLGIFSFVFAVSVGTILINSFLFQTYTVVGGSMENTLHDGDRVIVSRIPATWANLTNSNYKPNRGDVIVFKNPHFTTGQKDQYIIKRVIAFAGEKVKVENGKMTVYNKEHPDGFDVDKNFNNEPKKYTSHDGEWTVPEDEIFVSGDNREGSGSYDSRSGLGTIPLYQIVGPVALRIFPFNGIRNFTYSQDY, from the coding sequence ATGAAGAGTAATTTTTGGCAGCGTCATCCGCTTTTATCCGATGTTTTAGGTATTTTTAGTTTTGTTTTTGCGGTTAGCGTAGGAACGATTTTGATAAATTCATTTCTTTTTCAAACCTATACTGTGGTCGGCGGAAGTATGGAAAACACGCTCCATGATGGCGATCGCGTGATTGTAAGCAGGATCCCTGCAACTTGGGCCAATTTAACCAATTCCAATTATAAACCCAACCGAGGAGATGTAATTGTTTTCAAAAATCCGCACTTTACCACTGGACAAAAAGATCAATATATAATTAAACGAGTTATCGCTTTTGCCGGAGAAAAAGTCAAGGTAGAAAACGGCAAGATGACTGTTTATAACAAAGAACATCCGGATGGCTTTGACGTTGACAAAAACTTTAATAATGAGCCCAAAAAATACACCTCTCACGATGGAGAATGGACAGTGCCTGAAGACGAGATCTTTGTCTCCGGAGATAATAGAGAGGGATCGGGATCGTATGACTCCCGTAGCGGACTTGGCACAATCCCACTATATCAGATAGTCGGCCCAGTTGCTTTGCGGATCTTCCCCTTCAATGGAATCAGGAATTTTACGTATTCTCAAGATTACTAA
- a CDS encoding trypsin-like peptidase domain-containing protein, with translation MKKVKKDKSFIIGILLAGGFGLVLTGVVVSNKILKRELVQNSNSSFQTVENSEFSKTNHSVEEVAQKISPSVVSIVGTGSRSSIFGVRATQSAGTGVVVSKNGYIVTNKHVIEGKNSISVVMSNGDIYENIKIVAKDPLNDLAFLKIDGVDNLTPAELGDSKKLKVGQQVVAVGNALGQYQNTITSGIISGMNRNVEASDGSGDAESLSGMIQTDAAINSGNSGGPLVNSRGQVIGINTAKATDGDGIGFAIPISSIKGMLKSLVEKGRADRAVLGVSYHALTPTIAKSQNLPINYGAYLYSQDGQRVVASGSPAEKAGLKSGDIITEINGEKIGESGTLLSLVSEYSVGETIKLTIYRGRERLEKSLTLEAYSN, from the coding sequence ATGAAAAAAGTTAAAAAGGACAAAAGTTTTATTATCGGGATTTTACTGGCGGGCGGATTTGGGTTGGTGCTAACTGGAGTTGTTGTTTCGAATAAGATCCTAAAGAGAGAGTTGGTGCAAAATTCAAACTCTTCGTTTCAGACAGTAGAAAATTCTGAATTTTCAAAAACTAATCATTCAGTTGAAGAAGTGGCGCAAAAAATTTCGCCAAGCGTTGTGTCTATTGTGGGGACTGGCTCTCGTAGCTCTATCTTTGGTGTTCGAGCGACGCAGAGTGCTGGAACAGGTGTCGTAGTATCTAAAAATGGCTATATTGTTACCAATAAGCACGTTATTGAGGGTAAGAACTCAATTTCTGTAGTTATGAGCAATGGTGATATCTATGAAAATATTAAAATTGTCGCCAAAGATCCACTAAATGATTTAGCATTCTTGAAGATCGACGGTGTAGACAATTTGACTCCAGCAGAACTTGGTGACAGTAAGAAATTAAAAGTCGGTCAGCAGGTTGTGGCTGTTGGGAATGCTTTGGGCCAATACCAAAATACTATCACTTCTGGAATTATCTCTGGAATGAATAGAAATGTTGAAGCATCCGATGGCAGTGGCGATGCGGAGTCGCTATCTGGTATGATCCAGACCGATGCGGCGATCAATTCTGGCAATTCTGGTGGGCCTTTGGTGAATTCTCGTGGCCAAGTTATCGGAATAAACACGGCCAAGGCTACAGATGGAGATGGTATTGGATTTGCGATCCCTATTTCTTCAATTAAAGGCATGCTTAAATCTTTAGTAGAAAAAGGTAGAGCAGACAGGGCGGTTTTGGGTGTGAGTTATCATGCGTTAACCCCAACTATTGCTAAATCTCAAAACTTGCCTATAAACTACGGTGCTTATCTTTATAGTCAAGATGGTCAGCGTGTAGTAGCGTCTGGCAGTCCGGCAGAGAAGGCAGGCTTGAAGAGCGGTGACATAATCACAGAAATCAACGGAGAAAAGATTGGCGAATCTGGGACACTCCTAAGTCTTGTATCTGAGTACAGTGTTGGCGAAACTATCAAATTGACAATCTATCGCGGTCGGGAGCGACTCGAGAAGTCATTAACTCTGGAGGCGTACAGCAACTAA
- a CDS encoding HemK/PrmC family methyltransferase: MKNTIQEWLIRANKKLTQAQIPSANLDAELILSKVLSRERTYLHAKPDKKLTKQQIFHANNWLNLRAKRVPLAYIFQEKEFYGRNFFVNNSVLVPRPETETLIDCIKNLYIEGDIILDVGTGSGIIPISILAEFHKNFGDNKNLEVFASDISLSALAVANLNAKKILNQEIPLFESDLLEKIPQGILQKITILTANLPYVDQNWIDFSEENELNHEPQIALYAEDGGLDLYKKLFQQAQNLPSIKFLLIEADPDQFQDLEDVAKNHQFRLVQKQNYTLVFEKIK, translated from the coding sequence ATGAAAAACACCATTCAAGAATGGCTCATTCGCGCGAACAAAAAACTTACTCAAGCGCAAATTCCATCCGCCAATCTGGATGCCGAGTTAATCTTGTCTAAAGTTCTTAGTCGTGAGCGCACTTATCTTCACGCCAAGCCCGACAAAAAACTCACCAAGCAACAAATCTTTCATGCCAATAATTGGCTCAATCTACGGGCAAAACGCGTTCCACTTGCTTATATTTTTCAGGAAAAAGAATTCTACGGCAGAAATTTCTTTGTAAATAATAGTGTACTCGTTCCGCGCCCAGAAACTGAAACTCTGATCGACTGTATAAAAAATTTATACATCGAAGGAGATATTATATTGGATGTCGGTACCGGCTCAGGTATTATCCCTATTTCAATCTTGGCAGAATTCCATAAAAATTTTGGAGATAACAAAAATCTCGAAGTATTCGCAAGCGATATTTCTCTGTCCGCTCTTGCTGTCGCCAATCTAAACGCCAAAAAAATACTCAATCAAGAAATTCCGCTTTTCGAGAGTGATCTATTAGAGAAAATCCCTCAAGGCATTCTCCAAAAAATTACAATCCTAACTGCCAATTTACCTTATGTAGACCAAAACTGGATCGACTTTTCTGAAGAAAATGAACTTAATCATGAACCACAAATTGCTCTCTACGCAGAAGATGGCGGCCTGGACCTGTATAAAAAATTGTTTCAGCAAGCACAAAACTTGCCAAGTATAAAATTTTTACTCATCGAAGCCGACCCGGATCAATTCCAAGATTTGGAAGATGTAGCAAAAAATCACCAATTCCGGCTGGTCCAAAAACAAAATTACACTCTAGTTTTTGAAAAAATAAAATAG